From the Bdellovibrio sp. ArHS genome, one window contains:
- a CDS encoding S8 family serine peptidase has product MKRISRRTRILIAVFAASCLTGLFFTNCAESAFKAAEPDKSGVDPFLEMAWHISNTAQKVFASEAGEAGNDLNLLQTWESGLSGNGISILISDDGVEDIHEDLKKNFLTSGSKDYTLSSPWTSSAAAPKTADDNHGTAVAGLIAAVASNGVGTKGVAFKAGIASANFLSSLAPYSDAVLVSQADGNFDLFNMSWGASQNVLNTPSANFQAKLKSKATTGRSGKGSLIVKAAGNDFFVKCRGSSTQYCVGNANFDSDNSTPYTIIVSALNAQGYAASYSSPGSNIWISSFGGEFGDDSPAMVTTDRTGCSKGFSASNVTSDVPFERGANGNSACSYSVTFNGTSAATPVLTGAIALILEANPALTWRDVKYILAKTAVPVNYITTGSIPQPLGDSIPSGYAWEQTWIENAAGFKFHNWYGFGKVDVDAAVAMAKNYVSPFGAFTETGWAHSSGAVTIGVPDNSSAGGTSVIIVNDNLKIESVQIQAWVTHADVSELALELISPSTKKSILVNMRNSLSGLGNFQGEVFLTNAFYQEQTQGAWTLKVVDGKSGNTGTLTQWKINFTGSY; this is encoded by the coding sequence AATTGCTGTTTTTGCGGCAAGTTGCCTGACGGGGCTGTTCTTTACTAATTGTGCTGAAAGCGCGTTTAAAGCGGCGGAACCTGATAAGTCCGGCGTGGACCCCTTTTTGGAAATGGCCTGGCATATCAGTAACACCGCCCAAAAGGTTTTTGCTTCTGAGGCGGGAGAAGCGGGCAACGATCTTAATCTGTTGCAAACTTGGGAAAGCGGTCTTTCTGGAAACGGCATTAGTATTCTGATTTCTGATGACGGGGTCGAAGACATTCACGAAGACTTGAAGAAAAATTTCTTAACTAGTGGTTCAAAGGACTACACCTTGTCGTCTCCTTGGACTTCGAGTGCGGCTGCTCCTAAGACGGCCGATGACAATCATGGGACGGCGGTGGCGGGATTGATTGCGGCAGTGGCCTCTAACGGTGTGGGGACCAAGGGTGTCGCGTTCAAGGCAGGAATTGCTTCGGCGAATTTTCTGTCATCATTGGCGCCCTATAGTGACGCCGTTCTTGTCAGTCAGGCCGATGGAAATTTTGATCTGTTCAATATGAGTTGGGGGGCTTCGCAAAATGTACTCAATACACCGTCGGCAAATTTTCAGGCGAAGCTAAAATCAAAAGCAACAACCGGTCGTTCAGGTAAAGGATCTTTGATTGTGAAGGCGGCGGGGAATGACTTCTTTGTGAAGTGCCGGGGCTCATCGACGCAATACTGCGTGGGTAATGCGAATTTTGATTCTGATAACAGCACTCCATATACGATCATCGTGTCGGCATTGAACGCGCAAGGATACGCTGCCAGCTATTCTTCTCCCGGGTCCAACATTTGGATCTCGTCTTTTGGGGGTGAGTTTGGCGATGATTCTCCGGCCATGGTGACTACGGATCGCACGGGCTGCTCGAAAGGTTTTTCGGCTTCGAATGTGACCAGTGATGTTCCTTTTGAGCGTGGAGCCAATGGCAACTCGGCTTGTAGCTACTCGGTCACTTTCAATGGCACATCGGCGGCGACGCCTGTGTTGACGGGGGCTATCGCACTGATTTTGGAAGCAAATCCCGCTTTAACCTGGAGAGACGTGAAGTACATATTGGCGAAGACGGCCGTTCCTGTGAACTATATCACAACAGGCAGTATTCCTCAGCCTTTGGGTGATAGCATTCCTTCAGGTTATGCCTGGGAACAAACGTGGATTGAAAACGCGGCCGGGTTCAAATTCCATAACTGGTACGGTTTCGGCAAGGTGGATGTGGACGCGGCAGTGGCGATGGCAAAAAACTATGTTTCGCCTTTCGGAGCTTTTACGGAAACGGGTTGGGCGCATAGTTCAGGAGCTGTTACGATTGGTGTTCCGGACAATAGCTCGGCTGGAGGCACAAGTGTCATCATCGTCAATGACAATCTAAAAATTGAATCCGTGCAGATTCAGGCGTGGGTCACTCACGCCGACGTGTCGGAGCTGGCATTAGAGCTGATTTCGCCGTCGACGAAGAAAAGTATTCTAGTGAATATGCGCAACTCCTTAAGCGGTTTAGGCAACTTTCAAGGTGAAGTTTTTCTGACCAATGCATTTTATCAAGAGCAAACCCAGGGCGCGTGGACACTTAAAGTTGTCGATGGTAAAAGTGGCAATACCGGAACACTCACCCAATGGAAAATCAATTTCACGGGCAGCTATTAA